In one window of Camelina sativa cultivar DH55 chromosome 15, Cs, whole genome shotgun sequence DNA:
- the LOC104746477 gene encoding uncharacterized protein LOC104746477 produces MVKTCSQRIKRMSAVDAIDLRSRVSVKYIRYCKTISKYLAELQLSESRKNPSFIVCPTMETTMKLYSMDARSFRRSLLNTIDPSQRSHEESMYMISSSNGIICCVNTFCDKDVENKFCDLQIWICNPCTRETLLLPKGRSSFGIEPSVGVAYGSDISDYRIFRIFCVRKEIPKEKVTVKGYYFQEGQVVYALAFECEVYSSSNGSWKNIGSVPCVPMCSGLRPYRTGHIFVGGKIYWLVSLDEPGEILSVDLEGRFEVINLPEYSDGLKGEDKITEATHLIIFQGSLALFVLHPGKMDIWVWKDEGEKYSWDPVLTIKTPIRDEELVLSVTSLKNNIICVTETHWRIYDVETKIWRKTRGPRTGFTNPAVFPFTESILPCNGGVGL; encoded by the exons ATGGTCAAAACTTGTTCTCAGCGGATCAAGCGGATGAGTGCCGTAGATGCAATTGACTTGCGGTCTCGAGTCTCTGTCAAATATATCCGGTATTGTAAGACAATTAGCAAGTACCTTGCAGAGCTGCAGTTATCTGAATCAAGAAAGAATCCATCATTTATAGTTTGTCCTACTATGGAGACAACAATGAAGTTGTATTCGATGGATGCAAGGAGTTTTAGACGTTCCCTCCTCAACACTATTGATCCATCTCAAAGAAGCCATGAGGAGTCCATGTACATGATATCATCCTCTAACGGAATCATCTGCTGTGTAAATACATTTTGTGACAAAGACGTAGAAAACAAGTTTTGTGATCTGCAGATATGGATATGCAACCCTTGTACGAGGGAAACTCTCCTTCTTCCCAAAGGGAGATCCTCATTTGGGATTGAACCAAGTGTTGGAGTGGCTTATGGCTCCGACATTAGTGACTATAGAATTTTCCGTATATTCTGCGTTAGAAAGGAAATTCCTAAAGAAAAGGTGACCGTAAAGGGATATTATTTTCAAGAAGGTCAAGTTGTTTATGCTTTAGCATTTGAATGTGAGGTGTATTCGTCCAGCAATGGTTCTTGGAAAAACATCGGCTCCGTGCCTTGTGTTCCTATGTGTTCTGGTCTTAGGCCATACAGAACTGGTCATATTTTTGTTGGAGGTAAAATATACTGGCTGGTATCGTTAGATGAGCCAGGTGAGATCCTCTCAGTGGATTTGGAAGGGAGATTTGAGGTTATAAACTTGCCTGAGTATTCAGATGGTCTAAAGGGTGAAGACAAGATCACAGAGGCAACTCATCTAATCATTTTTCAAGGATCTCTCGCATTGTTTGTTCTACATCCAGGCAAGATGGATATTTGGGTCTGGAAAGACGAGGGTGAGAAATATAGTTGGGACCCTGTACTGACGATTAAAACTCCAATCAGAGATGAAGAACTGGTTTTATCTGTAACTTCATTAAAGAACAATATCATATGTGTGACTGAGACACACTGGCGTATATATGATGTGGAGACTAAAATCTGGAGGAAGACAAGGGGCCCTCGGACTGGATTTACGAATCCGGCTGTATTCCCATTCACCGAAAGCATTCTTCCAT GTAATGGTGGTGTAGGACTGTAG